The DNA region GAAGCCGCGGACCGTGTTGTCGCCGCCGGCGAAGAAGCGCTCCGCCGCCGGCAGGTCCGTCACGGTGTCCACCAACGGCTGGCCGTCCGGCCCGACCAGCGGCTGGCCGTCGTCACCGAGGCGCACGACGTCACGCGGCAGGCCGCGCGCGAGTCCGAGGCGTGCCCCGCCGGCGACGACAATCCGTCGCGCCCCGGGAAGGCGTCTGTAGACGAAGCCCTGGAGCAGCGACTTGGCGAACCCCACCTCCGAGCCGATGGCGCGCCCGGCCAGTTCGCCGTCGACGGCCACGAACGTCCCCCGCCCCGGGTCGAGCGGGTCGTCGCGCGTGTCGCGGATGACCGAGTTGGTCACCGAGGAGATGCGGACCTGCGGGAAGAGGCGGTCGACGTTCAACTGGTCGTCGGCGGCGATGCGAGCGTCGTACAACTCGGTACGGCCGACGCCATAGCGGGCGACGAAGGTCGTGTGCTCGCCGAACAGGCGTGACCAGTCGACGCGCGCCTGCTGGCGGCGAAAGCTGAAGCTCGATCTGATGGCCTGTTCGACGAAGGCCGTGACGTCGAGGTTGGCCGAGTCGAGGAACGCCCGCGGCTCTCGCCACGTGCCGAGCACGCGGTACTCGTTGAGCGCGAGGCCGGTCCCGTCGCGCTCGGGATCGCCGGGATAGTCGCGCGGCCTGACGCTGGCGCGCATGAAGAAGTTGAGCGTGCGGTTCTTGCCCCAGAGGTTGCGCCGCCCGGCCTCGACGAAGCCACGGGCCGCGAACTCGAAGTCTTCCTCGACCGCACCGGTGTCACTCACGGTGCGCAGCCGCTGTCCGCCCTGCAACCCGGCGCCGTACCCGACGGTCGTCACGGGCGCTTCCTCCACCGTGACGATCACGTCGTGGGCGTCGACGTCCGACTGGCCGACGTCGACGATGCGCACGCTGCGGAACAGGCCGAGGGCGGTCAGCCGGCGCTGGCTCTCGAACACGCGCGCGAGGCCGTAGGGTTGTCCGCGCTCGATCCGCAGCTCGCGCCTGATCGTGTCCTCGCTGGTCCGGACGTTGCCCACCACGAGGATGCGGTCGACGATCGTCTGGCGGCCCTCGACGAGCGCGAACGTCACCGCGATCTGGCCCGGGGTGGCGGCGGTCTCGAGCCGCGCCTCGATCTGCGCCTGGCGGTACCCCTCGTCGAGGTACCGTCGCAGGACGGCCTCGCGACTGGCCAGCACCGCCGACGACGAGAACGCCTGTCCGGGTCCGATGGTCAGCACCGAGCGGAGGGCGCCCTCGTCGAGGGCCCTGACGCCCTCGAAGGCGATGCGCGACACGGTGGCGCGCGTCCCCTCGGCGACGCGCAGCCGGATCTCGAGCGCGCCCGGCACGTCGGAGGACAGCGACGGCGCACTGACGTCGACGAGCGCCTGCTCGACGCGCGCCGCAGGGAAGCCGCTGTTCTGGTACAGCTGCGTGATCGAGGCGATGCCTGCCGCGAGCGCCGAGGGCGCGAACGGCTGGCCTTCCTTGATGTCGATGCGCTGTCGCAGCACCGGCACGGGCAGCGCCTGTGCGCCGCCGATGACGACGGCCTGGACGCGATAGACCCGCCCGCGCGCGATCGTGAACACCACGTCGAGGCCGCCCTCGGTCTGGCGGCGCAAGTAGGTGACGCGCGCGCGCCAGTATCCCCGCTCCTGCAGCCAGGTGGCGATGCGGGCGCGGGAGTCCTCGAGCAGGTCCTCGTCGACACTCGCCTCCTCGCGCACCGGCACGAGCTCGCGCCGCGCCGACTCGGGCAGTTGGTCGCCCTCGAAGGTGAGGGTGACCAGCGGCCCGCGCGCGACGTCGAGCGTCACGTCGATGGTCGTCGGGTCCTGACCCGGCACCGGGGTGGTCCGCACCACGGCCTCGTAGTAGCCGGCACCGCGCAGGCGCTCCGTGTAGCGCTGCACGCGACGGTCGATCTCGTCGCGGTCGTAGGGGGTGCCGGCGGCCAGGCCGATGGCGGCGCGGGCCTCGGCCTGCGCGGCGGCAGGCAGCCCGGTCACGGTGACGCGCCCGATCTCCCAACGAGGGCCGGGATCGCCGGTGATCACCAGCGTCACGACGTCGCGCCGGTCGGTGGCTTCGAGGCGCGTGGCCAGTTGCGGACGCAGGTACCCCCGCCCTCCCAGGACGTCCTGCGCGGCGGCCACCGCGTCGGGTGCCGACGCGGCCGGGGCGGACGTGCCGAGGCGCTCGCGGGCCGCCCGGGTGATCGCGCCGCCGAAGGGCTTCAGCGCGCCGTCGACGCGCACCTCGCCGATGCGCTGCGCGGACGTCAGCTCCAGGCGCACGACGACGCCATCGGGCGCGGGGTCGGCGAGCACGTCGATGGCCGCGAACCGGCGCAGGTGCGTCAGGTGCTCGATCGACGAGCGCACCTGCGCGGGGTCGAGCGGCTGCCCCACCACGATGTCGAGCAGCGGCGGCAGGTCCGGGTCGGCAGCCGGCAGGCCGTCGAGCAGAATCCGCACGCCGGTCACGCGCCGCCCCTGCACGTCGGTGGCCGTGATCGCCGTGGCCGGCGCCTGCGACCGGGCCGGCCCCGCGTGGCCGAGGGCCAGCAGCACGACGAGTGCGGCCAGGGAGCGACGCATCAGAAGACGTGACGCACCCGCACGTCGATCGCGTAGGTCTGGTCCTCGTTCTGCGACACGATCCAGGACAGCCGGTCACTCTGCGTGAACTCGAGGAGGATCAGCTGGTCGCGCTGCTCGGAGGTCAGCAGCTGCGCGAAGGTGAGGTACAGGCGCTCGCTGATGCGCTTGCCGATGGTGAGGCGCGCGCCCGGGCTGAGGCGCGACGACTGCTGGCCGAAGTTGGCGAGCGACGGGGTGATCTGCACCGAGTCGACGCCGAGGGCCTGCTCGGCGACGCGGCTCACGTTGGCCGAGATCGGACTCGCGAGCAGCCGTGCCGCCCGCGCGGCGATGAGATCCTGCTCGGTCTGGTTGGGCGCCCGCAGGGCCCGCAGTTCCGCGTTCACCGGGTCGCGGACGTCACCGAACAGGAGCGCCATGATGTCGACCGCGTTGAGCGGGGGATCGGAGGACAGGTCGAAGACGAAGCGGTCGGGCGTGCCCGACACCCGGAAGGTGACGTTGTAGATCTGCCCGGGCACCTGCGCGCGCGTCTCGGCCTCGATGTCGAAGAACGGCTCGATGCGTGTCGGGTTCGAGAAATCGATCACGCCACGCCGCACGTTGTAGCGCTTGCCCTCGAAGAACACCTCGCCGCGCTCGACCTCCGCGCGGCCGAACAGCTGCGGCCGGTCGTACGTGCCCCGCAGCGTCAGGTCGGCGCTCGACACGAGCCGCGCGGTGTTGTTCTCGATGCGCAGCGTCGAGGGCGCCTCGACGCGCAGGTCGAACTTGAGGGGATAGCTCGACTCGGCCGCCGCCGGCCCGGCGGCCAGGCCACCGGCGGCGAGCCCGAACACGCCGGTGCCACTCGTGTCGATGCTGCGGGTGAGCACGGCATCACGGACCCGCACCGCGCCGCTCAGGGTCGGCAGCGACAAAGGCCCGCGCAGCGTCAGCGACACGTCGACGATGGACCGGAACCCCTCGGGGTACCGGATGCGCATCTCGTAGCCGGTGGCCGTCACGTTGAACTCGCTGGGCGTGAGGCCCCTGAACGTCACGCCGCCGCCGAAGCGCACCGGACCGCCACCGAGGCGCGCGGTGACCCCCTCGAGCGAGGCGCCGCCGGTGTCGAACCGGACCGTGCCGTTGATCGACTCGAGCGAGTGCGGCAGGCCGCCGTAGCGGAGCCGGCCGTCGGCGATGAGCGCCGACCCGCTGACCACCGGCGATCGCCAGGAACCGCTGATCTCGGCCGACACCTCGGCGGCGCCCGACGCCCGCACGTCCTGCAGCGCGCCCTGCAGGAGCCCGAGGTTGGCATCTCCGAGGAGGCGGATGCTCATGCGCTCGGTGCCCATTTGCACGTCGCCGACGACGTCCAGGCGCGTGCCCTCGCCGACCAGGCGCATCCGCTCGATCGAGAGCCGGTCCTGGCCGAGCGCCAGGCGCAGCGGGCCGTCGTTGCGGATGGCGTAGTCGATGAACCGGACGCGCAGGCTGTCGACGCGCAGGTCACCGCGCAGGCGCGAGGAATCGTTCAAGGGCCCGACCAGGCGCAACTGGCCCGACCCGACCATCGAGGTGAAGGGCGAGAACGTCGGGCTGTAGACGCGGACGTAGGGATCGAGCGACGTGTTGGCGAACGTCAGCGTGATGTCGCTGTCGGCATCGTCGTCGAACGGCATGCGGCCGGTGCCCGAGACGGCCAGGCGTGACGATGCCATCTCGAGCGCGTCGATGTACATCTGCCGGTCACGGATGGACAGCTGCGAGGTGACCTGCCCGATGCCCTCGTCGCCGACATAGAGGTCGTCGATCGCGGCGCGCACGTCGTAGCGCGGCGCCTGGAAGGTCGCGTCGCCCTCGGCCGTCAACCGCAGCTGCCCGGTGAGCGGCACGCCCTCCCAGGTCAGCGCACGGACGCTGGACACCGGGATGCCCCGCCCGTCCACCTTGAAGCGGTACGTGCCCGCCCACGCGACGTACGCGCCGCCGTTGACGTGGCCGCCCGCCTTGGTGATGACGATGTCGTCGAGGAACACGCCGAGGCCGTCGAAGCGGAGCACCGACGTGATGGTGTCGAACGGCTCGTCGTAGGCCACCCCGCGCTCGATGCGCAGCCGCCCGAAGCCGTGCAGCGCGCGGTAATCGCCCTGCAACTGGTAGTCGCCCGAGACGGGGCCGTCGATCGGATAGTCGTCGAGCACGAAGGCGTGTCGCAGGTCCTCGAGCGGCCAGTCGGTCATCGCGATCCGGGCCCGCATCTCCTCGCCGCCGTCCTTGCGCGGGAAGCCGAGCGAGAAGCGACCGGCCACCCGCATCCGAGCGCCGCCCTTGACGAGCTCGGCGTCGGCGATGTCGACGTAGCTGTTCTCGACGACGAGCGCGGTGCGCGCGGTGCCCCAGTCGACGTCCCATGCCCGCAGGTCGCGCCCGCTGAAGTCGCCGGCCACGCGCGGCGCCTTGAACCTGCCGGTCAG from Luteitalea sp. TBR-22 includes:
- a CDS encoding translocation/assembly module TamB domain-containing protein, whose protein sequence is MADEPTPAGPPDATPAPDPAPQSRPPRERGRKRRFVWHLSKRASALLVATVAAAVVSLLAIDLGPGLREYAELEGSKRLQRPLSIGGLSVRLLRGEFVVDRLRIAGLTPADAPFFTAERITIAMPWWSIVRGELVIQDVTMRDWTMNIEQFAGGRHNFPKLTLPRSDGPKRFVTTLRRFTGTRGRVYFVDHGTPWSADARNLEITIAKSDRYRGTATFHDGVISIMKFAPMWAHMQTSFVIDGGKVSLPRIELQGDGSTSQIRGLVNLSNWPEQVYDIDRSTIDFSRMKALFFPGRDFALTGTGRFQGRFALGKGLRRLTGTFQSPRTRLTLFDFDDVAGSLIWEKDRFEVLQSRMRFAGGQLDINYRYAPLGAPVPAHQRLDARYKDVDVEQVSRVVGLEGMAVAGRAEGRHLLDFPSGHFDQRTGDGEMVVTAPDGQRMQGRELVDLGAPAVRPPAALDRDAPLGRVPVTAELKYAYQGSLITVARSYAATPDTYIEFSGRTAQGDDSDIAFHVTSRDWQQSDRLLAGIMTAAGARTRPVAVGGSGVFDGRLTGRFKAPRVAGDFSGRDLRAWDVDWGTARTALVVENSYVDIADAELVKGGARMRVAGRFSLGFPRKDGGEEMRARIAMTDWPLEDLRHAFVLDDYPIDGPVSGDYQLQGDYRALHGFGRLRIERGVAYDEPFDTITSVLRFDGLGVFLDDIVITKAGGHVNGGAYVAWAGTYRFKVDGRGIPVSSVRALTWEGVPLTGQLRLTAEGDATFQAPRYDVRAAIDDLYVGDEGIGQVTSQLSIRDRQMYIDALEMASSRLAVSGTGRMPFDDDADSDITLTFANTSLDPYVRVYSPTFSPFTSMVGSGQLRLVGPLNDSSRLRGDLRVDSLRVRFIDYAIRNDGPLRLALGQDRLSIERMRLVGEGTRLDVVGDVQMGTERMSIRLLGDANLGLLQGALQDVRASGAAEVSAEISGSWRSPVVSGSALIADGRLRYGGLPHSLESINGTVRFDTGGASLEGVTARLGGGPVRFGGGVTFRGLTPSEFNVTATGYEMRIRYPEGFRSIVDVSLTLRGPLSLPTLSGAVRVRDAVLTRSIDTSGTGVFGLAAGGLAAGPAAAESSYPLKFDLRVEAPSTLRIENNTARLVSSADLTLRGTYDRPQLFGRAEVERGEVFFEGKRYNVRRGVIDFSNPTRIEPFFDIEAETRAQVPGQIYNVTFRVSGTPDRFVFDLSSDPPLNAVDIMALLFGDVRDPVNAELRALRAPNQTEQDLIAARAARLLASPISANVSRVAEQALGVDSVQITPSLANFGQQSSRLSPGARLTIGKRISERLYLTFAQLLTSEQRDQLILLEFTQSDRLSWIVSQNEDQTYAIDVRVRHVF
- a CDS encoding POTRA domain-containing protein, encoding MRRSLAALVVLLALGHAGPARSQAPATAITATDVQGRRVTGVRILLDGLPAADPDLPPLLDIVVGQPLDPAQVRSSIEHLTHLRRFAAIDVLADPAPDGVVVRLELTSAQRIGEVRVDGALKPFGGAITRAARERLGTSAPAASAPDAVAAAQDVLGGRGYLRPQLATRLEATDRRDVVTLVITGDPGPRWEIGRVTVTGLPAAAQAEARAAIGLAAGTPYDRDEIDRRVQRYTERLRGAGYYEAVVRTTPVPGQDPTTIDVTLDVARGPLVTLTFEGDQLPESARRELVPVREEASVDEDLLEDSRARIATWLQERGYWRARVTYLRRQTEGGLDVVFTIARGRVYRVQAVVIGGAQALPVPVLRQRIDIKEGQPFAPSALAAGIASITQLYQNSGFPAARVEQALVDVSAPSLSSDVPGALEIRLRVAEGTRATVSRIAFEGVRALDEGALRSVLTIGPGQAFSSSAVLASREAVLRRYLDEGYRQAQIEARLETAATPGQIAVTFALVEGRQTIVDRILVVGNVRTSEDTIRRELRIERGQPYGLARVFESQRRLTALGLFRSVRIVDVGQSDVDAHDVIVTVEEAPVTTVGYGAGLQGGQRLRTVSDTGAVEEDFEFAARGFVEAGRRNLWGKNRTLNFFMRASVRPRDYPGDPERDGTGLALNEYRVLGTWREPRAFLDSANLDVTAFVEQAIRSSFSFRRQQARVDWSRLFGEHTTFVARYGVGRTELYDARIAADDQLNVDRLFPQVRISSVTNSVIRDTRDDPLDPGRGTFVAVDGELAGRAIGSEVGFAKSLLQGFVYRRLPGARRIVVAGGARLGLARGLPRDVVRLGDDGQPLVGPDGQPLVDTVTDLPAAERFFAGGDNTVRGFAQDRLGEPATLDRNGLPTGGNALLIFNSEVRVPVWRGLIAAAFVDAGNVFLRVSNLDITEIRGAAGFGVRYLSPIGPIRVDLGFKLDRLTFANGTREGRTALHITVGQAF